GATGATTCTTTCTGAAGAATTCATCCGATTCTTTTTAAGTGGAAATGAAATGAGAAACACAATTTCaattcccatgattgctttaCCATAATGAATACCAAAAAAGTTGTTTATTTAAGCAATATAACATCTCAATCttttgctccaaaaaaaaaaaaaaaatactacatcTTGCACATTGATTAGCAGTTTAACACAATTCTCCCCCACCAGGGCCACCACcaccaaataaataattcaaaaaacatagtaataaaataaaaaattgctgTAATGTGCGGGTCTGTAAACTATGCTTGTAACAAAATGTAATAGAGTGGCAACTCAGTTGGCAAACTGGGCTGGTAGAGTAAATGAGTTTCATGTCTGGTTAGAGGAGGCCCCTGACTTCTTCAAACATTTGTACAGCAAGAACTAGTAATCTAGTTCCTTAATACAACTACTgctattttaattaaattaaaataaaaaggttaagaGATTGTTAGGGCATTGTGTCCCCACAAGTCCTCTCTCAGCTAAGTTCTACCTATCCATGGCATTCTTTAACATGGTTTTAGACATTTACTTGACCAGCTAAGAGAAGACATCACATACGGATCACAGCACAGAAATGCTTTGAATTCCACAAATTGCAAATCAAATATCTGAGTTTACCACTTGTCACAAATTGCTAAATTGTATAATACAATACCAGGGCCTTAACAAGTGTCAAAGTTTTGATGCACAATCAATCAGGAATCTAGACGTGAGAATATGAATAACCATCAAAGATGAATGAACCCAGTAATTCCACATTTAATCAGATTTGACCTTAAGAGTTTAAAAAGAAACTACTCTAATTACTATTATAGAAAACACTAATCCTCTCCCCCAGGTTAGCCCGTGTTCAAAATTGAAACAGAAAATTAGATTTACTACAAAAATTGCCTGTCTTGTATAGGCACAGAAAGTGTATTCAATatgtcttctttctcaaaattggCTTTCGTGGTTCCTTCTTCACAGTTGTGGtgaatcctggagttggtataTCCACCGTGGATTGATATAATTCCTTTAATCTAAATTTGAGGCATAAAAGAACATTTTAAGTATCTACATGAGAATAAAAGTTCACAACCAAGTAAAGGTGTTTTTATAGGGAAAATAATATTACAATTACCTTGGCATACTGATAACCAAGGCAACCACTGAAACCCCAACAACAAGAGGAAAGACTGGTGCTGCAGTCAACTCCTGTAGGacatggaagaagaagaagaaaattaacaaaagaaagaaataatgaagGAAAGTAATCtcttttcaaaaaagaagaaggaaagaactCATTTTAGTCtaatgctttttaaaaaaattaaattaaattattagtcAGTTACACAAGCAGCTAGTGGGTTTTGTACCCACACTTCTCCCCCCACCcctccaaatccaaacccaataTTATGGGAAGATTGTCATTTGAGCTAAAGAGCGCATTGGATCATTCTGTCCAAAATTATACCCAGAAGAAATGCATTCAACGAGTACCATGAAATTAGCAAGTGTTTAACTAAGCTAATGACAAAATACAATATGAGAGCTCTGCAAATCTCCTGATCACAACCATCGCTATCCAGAAAGTTTAGAAGACATGTTTGAATGCTAACACGTTGACATCAGCATGAAACAAACCTGCTTATGGTGATTTTCTTCAACTTTGTATCTGAGTGGGCCAACATGAATTTGGGTATTCTTCTCCAAGTCAACTTCAATAATCTCAGACTCAAATTTGTGGGTGCTTGATGGGAGACTAGATCGTAGCTGCAGTATGTGCTTTCCCCTTGGCAAGTCTTTCACCTGGAAGAAGTTAGAAGGTGGCAGATCATAGACAGACCCCTTAGACAGGTCAGTAGCTGACTTTATTTCTACCATTAGATGTGAATTTGGTTCCTCTATTCTCTTTCCTTCAACATGACAACTTAAAATGGTCATTTCTGGCTGTTCAAAGACCAGAAAATCTAATCTCCTGACATCCTCAGATCCAACCTACAAAAATCAACAGCATGCTCAAATTAGAGTTCACATATAGGCAGCAAACTCATAAAAGATAttagtatttgaaattttatatgtacttctattgaaaatattagCTACAACTAACCTTAACAGCAATGGATTCTGGAGATGCCCGCTCAATTTTAGGGCTACCCAGACCATCCCTTTTCACTACTTTGATTACATATGTAGTGTCAGGATGAAGTCCTCTCAGACGATAACTTCCAGATGAATCTGTCACTGTCTCCTCATAGTAACCTTTTGACTCAGATCGAGCTTCAACTGAAACACCTTCTTTTGGTTGGCCAGACAGCAAAGTGATCACACCCATGGCACTGTAGAAAGTTAAAACCACCTCAGTGTCTCGCAGAAGCGTCATGTACATTGAAAAGAAAATCCCCCCTTTTTTTAAGCGTCAGGTGGGTCTTGAGCCCATGAGGGGGGGAAGGAAGCAATattattgagaaaaattttagcTACAATGTCAGAGAAATGCATTCAAAACTTGGATCGTGCGTGCTTGTTTAGATACAATgcaaagtcaaaaaattatttcatacaTTAACTTCAAGTCAAAGTTACAACAGAATATACTTGAGTTTCAGACTAGATAGTCATACTAGATAATCATAAGGGGTGAAAGGACAGAGATTTgtgattacaaaattttaaggagTCATTAATTTATTCCTttcaaaaagtttgtttttcccCCAAAACTACACCCCACCTGATGATCTTAATTATATAGGAATTTTATGCAAATGTATCATTTAATTACATATACCAAgacactcttttcttttctttctttttttataagtaatacaTTCATTGAAAAAGTGCAAAAATCAGGGCATAACCCTAGTACATGGGAAGTATAGAAAGAATgtgacaaaaagaaaaggaaaaaaaattacaatatactAGTTATATGACCATGCGATGGATCAAATCAAAATTACAtgtaaactaaagaaaatattttaataatattatcaaaaccATCTTAATAGTTAGTGAACCACTTGAAACATTGCTAATGAGTTTCATGTAGAATTTAATTATCTTTATAATCAATGAGCTACATGGTACAAGTACATTAGTTACATGCAAACATATAGCACATGATAGAAAatgtataaatattaaataaattttatttaaaatttcttgaaacttaGGTAATAAAGTTTTACCTAGGATAACTATTATAACAATTAACAAGcaacttgaaattttgataataaaatttcatcTAAAATAACGAACCACATGGCCAAAAAGCCCTTTATGACGTGTAATACAGACGTTGAGCCACTTGGCGCAAGCATGATGTGTagacaacttttattttatagcaTATGATGTATTTTCTAAATTCATGATATCCAGCAACTGTAACAAGTTCAAAGTAGAGAATGAAATAGAAGTCATAGTTCATTCATAATATCTTTCCATTTTGATTTTCATTGCAGATGAAGGGGAAAGCTTGCGTTAACTTTTATTGTTTGGTAAGGAATTAACCTTCGATTTTCAAATTCTCTCTGATAGAGATTATGATCTGTCAAGGCAAATCAGTGCTAAGGCAACATAAAAACTCTCATATGTTTGCATTATCACAGCATGGCTATATTGAGAGAAGAAAGAATTGACTGATGGAAGGAGAGTAGAGTCAATAGAAGACCTGTAAGCAACACGAGTGGCCTGAAAAATGACTTCTCTAGACTCCCCAGAACCAAGTTCTATTGTCTGAGCAGGAGGCAAGAAAGCATACTCCTACAGGAAAAaagagggaagaaaaaaaacccaattattCATTAGTTGAGTCAGGTTGTTAAAATAATCTTAGATACAGCAGATAGAACAATCATAATTTCAGtcatcttcaatttctttccaCAGTTTATATGACAGAAGTAGGTCACACCTTCAATCCTTAATTTTGACCATAAGTgatttaaaataatatcattATATTGTGTTAAATCTTGAAACTGAGGGCTGCAGAATGATGGATTCTGGTGGATGAACAAACTCAATAGTCCTACAAAATGAACTAGACCTCAATGAATTTATCAGAAATTCCCTAGTTTCTAATTTTGAATGCAGCATCATTAAACTGAAGATAAGACATAAAAGAGGGGGAAATAACAAAAgtgcaaaaacaaacaaaaagtagaCTGTTTGCATGAAATGTTATTAAAAACGCTCATTCTAATAGAGTACCTTCAGCAGAGCACGCAGGTAGAAAGTTCCAGGGAATAAGTTATCAAAAAGGAAGGTTCCACCAGTCCCAGATACTGAATTATTCCTATAACCCTCATCGCCACTCAATGATAGCAGCACAGAAGGAATAGGTTCTTTAGCATCATCTTCAGAATATATGTGTACAGAAATTTGACCAAGCTTCTGACAAGAAAAGGAATGAGGTCCAACCCGTTTTAGATGATAGCCAGGCTGCAGAAAGTGAAAAACATGAGGTAAGATAGCATTGAATTGCAGTCACAGGAAACAAATATACAGAAAATACATTAAATTCTATCCAATGGGTAAACCTCtaacaaaagaaataatgaaCCCATTTATTAATGACACAAgcatatttcaaatttaaacacGAAATATCTAGGAATGGAAGGGATAGATCACTATTTAAGATAGTTACAGAAAGCACAccacttaaaatatattttattgcaaAAGAATTTGTCATTACAGAAATCATATCATGAGACATTCCTTACCTTTGAAGCCTCAACGCTGTAAGTTATGTCATCATATAGAGGCCCCCCAATGAAGGAACCATCAATCTCTGTGGTAGTTTCAAGTACTGATTCACCACTCTTGAGAGCAGCAATGTGGCTATCTCCAGCAGCAAGAATCCTAACATGAACACCAGAAAGTGGGGGAGACACTGATCCTTCAATATATAAGCCCAGTCGAGCAGAAAATGCAAGAACAGGAGCTTGACAACCATCACTTGTCACCAAGACCTAACATAACATAATTTTAGAATGAAGCTCGAcagaaaaaattttgaaatgaatatatatatatatatataatatgtatcAAATGATGCTTACATGACGTTGTCTAGGATAAAACAAGATCTTCTTCACCCCATTATCCCTGCAACACATCACAACTTAAGTCAGTGCCACAAAAGGTGCAGTAAACGCAAGTTAGCATTATTGTGAGCTGTTAAACTAAGTTCTCTAGCAATCAAATCAGAATGATATAACATTAcacatccaaaaaaataaatttatatataaaatccaAGGGGTGGAGGAGGCTAAAGCTGCTTCAAAAAGCAATGAGATGGTAATTGAAACAGTCAACACCTACACAAATAAAATACTTGAACTACTTCAGTCCACCACTTAGTAAACAGTAAAGCACTTGATGACACAATTCTCAGAAAGCAGCTAAATGTATACACCTTGAGTCCCGAGGAAGAACAGTGAGTTTGTCTCCAGGATTAACCCATACAGAATACTCATAAATGGCAGCACTTGTTTGATCCTTCTCAATGGAACTAAGTTTAGCTGTGGTACCATCAATGACCTCGCCCCCACCATTCAGAATGTCCACAACAATACTCTCAGGTAATTCATATTCACCATCAAGTGTCCCAGACTCAACATTGATTTGTCCTTTAAGTAGATACTTTTCTCCTTTTAGAAAGACAGGCTACAGAGATAAATGGATGATGAAGGAAAAAGATAATGATATTAATATCAATATTGTACTTAAAGACTTCcgataataataaaagaactaTATAAACTATGTACCGATGGATTCAATGTATCGATCTTCATTGATGAGCTCCCAAAGAAAATACATGAGTTAACAAAATGAAGTTCATGCAATCCAGGAGATTCTACACATATCTGCTGGGAACCTTTCTGCAATTCACATGAAGGAAtagaaatcaatttttcttgaaaatacaTACGATTCCAGAATAGTTATAGGGATTTTAGATTGGGAAATTTAATGAAGAGAAACTACCTTAATTTTCAAGTTTACCGTTGATCCATCTGCTTGAGTCATGTAAGCATCTACATCATGGGTGGAGATAACCTTAACCCAGAAACCTTTCTGAACAAATACAATTCCGTTTACATCCTCAGCACCAACATCCAAATCAATGGAGCTCTGCTCCCAGCACCAATTATCTTCCCTAGACAGTGCTTCTGCAGAGTTATGCTTGACCTAAAATAGTAATAACCATTTAAAGATAAATTAACATAGAATAAAAACAGCATTCAGAAACTTAAACAAATTAACCTCAATTCTGCATGAATGTTTTGATATTTATATTCATAACAAGAAACAtgctgaaaaaaaataaataaatgctatGGGAATATATAGACAGGAGAGAACAAGAATTATACCTCAAGCCTGTATTTTCCAGGGATGACTtttgaaaagagaaattcaCTACTGCTATCTGTCAAACTaactgtctctctctcttcagtGCGTTTACCAGCCAATCTCAAAAGGGTAACAGAAACTGATGGGCCACATTTCTCCTTGCAGGCTACAGTTCCAAGTACATTGACCAGTGCCTTTATAACAGACCAAAAAGACAATTGTCATAGCCAGACAACCAACCAACTTCATAGTATAGTAgtataaagaagcaaaaggGCCTTAAATACTTTAATTCTTGAGAGATATTACCTGAGAAAATTCAACATCCAACAATGGACTTTTGACCATAACATCAACATAAGATGGCAAAAACATGAGTCCAGGAGCACTCTCAGGTGTCGCTGCCATAGAAGATAAGCGATATTCACCTGGTGGAACCTGGACAGATTATAGATAAAGGAGAGAAATGTATATTGATCAGAAAAGGGGACATTAACTTTAATAAATGTATGTATGAAAGACAAcaaggaaaaatcaaaataccagaaaaaatatcattttactAGACATTAGCAgctttattataataattatgagAACTTAAAATTGTGAACCAACATGGTTATGGTAATTACAGTGGCATTATCTTTGGACCTGATTACTTGATAAACTTTAATGAAAAGCTACTCAAAAGTATGTTTGCCTTTTGTGCTTgtctttattaacaactgcatGACATGTATATGTTTTCCAGTTGATTTTACAATAACCATGTCAAACAAATAACCAAATTTAGTCAAATCCACAATCAACCAATTAAATGAGATGAGAAACAAATAACTGTGAGCTCCCCTGTTCTGATTGCTCATGATCTTGCATCAACCAAGGATCAGAAGATCAGTTCTAAAACAGAAATATATCCACTCAATGGGAACAGGGGCACATGTGTTTTTTTGGTATTGATCAATGGTGAGGTGAGAGGATGTTCAAGGATAGAGCTCTGGAGCTTTTCCCAGATTTCTAGGGACAAGGAGACCAAGGTGGCTGATTATTTCGCTTTCTGACGACTATGCTCACTAGAAAGCAACTTTTACTCTGGCTGTGCATGAGAGAGTTGTaatccatgatttttttttttttgataggtaagaaagtaatattattaatagaaaagaagaaaagatataCAGAGTTCGCGATAGTGAACAAGGAACaacatagaaaacaaaaagaaataaaggaatcaAAAACCTATTctaagagacaaaagaaaatcaataataGTAGAACAATCCGAAAGACCCCAACACCAAGACCAATCGAAGAGAGTCCGCTGGCACAAATCTAACAACTAGGCCAGTGATTTCTCAATATCCTCAAAAGAACGCCAACTATGTTCAGTCTAAATAGTCCACATCAAACAGCTTggtaccaaattccaaatatcaaaattatatttccCAAGCCAATGGTGCCAACAACATAGTAAGTCTGCAACCGAACCTAGCATGACCCAATCAATCTCAAACAGCTGAAGCATATGCATCCACACCGAATGAGCTAACggacaaaaaataagaagataatTCACAGATTCCTCATTACAACAACACAGACAACAACAATTTGCCAAGGGGCGACCACAGagcataagattatccaaagtgAGAATTTGGCCATGAGCTGTTGTCCATGATTTGTATTCTATTAAGTTACCCTAGTCTTAAGAGGATAGGATGATCAAAACTATTTCTAAGGTTCAGGACTTCAAAGTATGTACTTATTATGAAGTCTTGAGAAGTGGAGGGGATAAACCGCAAAAGTTTCCCTTGGCAGACAGTATAACTTGCTAAGTCTCCCCCTCATGTTGGATTCTTCGCATGGGCTACAATGAAGGGAAAAATTCTTGCTGATAATTTGCGAAAAAGTGGAATTAATATTCCTGATTGGCGTAGCATGTGCAAGTCCGATGGAGAAACTATTGACCATTTACTCCTCCATTGTAGTGTTGCTAGAGAGTTATGGGATTTCACAGTATCCCTTGTTGATGTAACTTTGGTGATGCCTTTGAGAGTGTAGGATCTACTTGTCAGCTGGGCTGGTCTCTGTGGTAGAAAGGATAAGCCGACAATCTGGAGAACTATTCCATCTTGTCTGATGCGGAAAGTTTGCAGAGAGGAATATGAACAATTTTGAAGACGAGAACTTTCCATAATTCAGCTCAAATTAAAGTTGGGGTTTGTGGGCAGTTTATTTGGATAAAAACAGGCAAATTCGTGCTCCTTTGCTTTTGATTCCGATCGTTTGACTTTTCTGTATCTTGGTTGACATACttattttcaaatctttttACTGATTCCAGATGCCGCCAGGGGGGgcaggggggagggggggtacTCTTATCAAAAGGCAAAACCATAAGATAAAAAGCATAAGAAGCTTtgtaaaatttaacaaaaacgcCTTTCTGGCTTCTGTTGACCTAGAAACACCACAAAACTAAAACCATTTAATGAGACTTCAGATTGTCAAAAGAAACAACTCTGTGAATGACTTTTTGAACTTTAGCTATGTCAAAACCAGAACGAAATTACAATATACTGTAAGCAATTTTAAAGCACTACGTCATTGAGCTTCAGGCTTACATACCTCAAAGCAGAAATTTCCACTTCCATCTGTCAGTTTCACTTGGGGTTTAACATTCTCTGGTCCATGAGTCAAAGCTACCTAGAATACAAGCTCAATAACGAGTTTAATTGACATGCAAAgtataagtataaaaaatcatatgaaaAAATTCGGGGTTTACCTTTGCCTTGTAACCAGCACTAACCATCCTAACCACACCACAGACATCATAGGAAACTGCTTTCATATCTGCAATTGAAGCCATGTTTGGTAACACCTAAACAAGCAAGCCAAGttagaaaagagaaaaggataATAATGTAATTCATTACAATTGAGACATAAACCAGTTCATTGAGCTAAATGTAAACGTAAATAACTGACCGCTGTCAATTTCAATTATCACAAAAGGAGGACCTTACTAAAGATTCAAGATACAATTATGCACTTTGCTTTACTTTACCATATAATCCTTCAATATGTTGAACTTGTAATGCTCCTTTATGGCCTCTATTGTATAGCGATTAGACGTAACCTAAAATACAACAAATTGGAAACACAAGAAGACAATACTTGAATATAAGATAAAATGATCTTATACTTCATTTgtgtcaaattttcaataaacATATTGCATTATGGTAATAAAACTTTTCTCAAGCCTAGGCACCTCAGCCAATATCAAAGACATGAATCAAATAACAAAATGTTTAAGTGATTGACAGAATAACCATATTCACAGGAACAGTCACACACGCAAGAGATAGGGAAAGATTGTTGTAGTAACGGTTTAAGTCaagttataatatataaatgcaGACCTTCTGTTC
The sequence above is drawn from the Quercus lobata isolate SW786 chromosome 12, ValleyOak3.0 Primary Assembly, whole genome shotgun sequence genome and encodes:
- the LOC115971088 gene encoding nodal modulator 1, with protein sequence MKVKHTVGELKVHTQRRMKMRDAVLCVLIALFSSLSHASADSIHGCGGFVEASRYMMNLRKPNDAKMDYSHISVELQTVDGLVKDRTQCAPNGYYFIPVYDKGSFVIKINGPEGWAWDPEKVPVVVDDTGCNSNEDINFRFTGFTVSGRVVGAVGAESCSNKNGGPSNVNVELLSPSGDLISSVSTSSVGSYLFTNILPGKYKLRASHPDLKVEVRGSAEVELGFGNGLVEDIFFVPGYDVRGFVVSQGNPILGVYIYLYSDDVLEVDCPQGSANVLGSRKALCHVVSDADGLFTFNSIPCGSYELIPYYKGENTVFDVSPTVVSVSVEHQHVTIPQKFQVTGFSVGGRVVDGNDMGVDCVKIIVDGHERSITDKQGYYKLDQVTSNRYTIEAIKEHYKFNILKDYMVLPNMASIADMKAVSYDVCGVVRMVSAGYKAKVALTHGPENVKPQVKLTDGSGNFCFEVPPGEYRLSSMAATPESAPGLMFLPSYVDVMVKSPLLDVEFSQALVNVLGTVACKEKCGPSVSVTLLRLAGKRTEERETVSLTDSSSEFLFSKVIPGKYRLEVKHNSAEALSREDNWCWEQSSIDLDVGAEDVNGIVFVQKGFWVKVISTHDVDAYMTQADGSTVNLKIKKGSQQICVESPGLHELHFVNSCIFFGSSSMKIDTLNPSPVFLKGEKYLLKGQINVESGTLDGEYELPESIVVDILNGGGEVIDGTTAKLSSIEKDQTSAAIYEYSVWVNPGDKLTVLPRDSRDNGVKKILFYPRQRHVLVTSDGCQAPVLAFSARLGLYIEGSVSPPLSGVHVRILAAGDSHIAALKSGESVLETTTEIDGSFIGGPLYDDITYSVEASKPGYHLKRVGPHSFSCQKLGQISVHIYSEDDAKEPIPSVLLSLSGDEGYRNNSVSGTGGTFLFDNLFPGTFYLRALLKEYAFLPPAQTIELGSGESREVIFQATRVAYSAMGVITLLSGQPKEGVSVEARSESKGYYEETVTDSSGSYRLRGLHPDTTYVIKVVKRDGLGSPKIERASPESIAVKVGSEDVRRLDFLVFEQPEMTILSCHVEGKRIEEPNSHLMVEIKSATDLSKGSVYDLPPSNFFQVKDLPRGKHILQLRSSLPSSTHKFESEIIEVDLEKNTQIHVGPLRYKVEENHHKQELTAAPVFPLVVGVSVVALVISMPRLKELYQSTVDIPTPGFTTTVKKEPRKPILRKKTY